From one Thermodesulfobacteriota bacterium genomic stretch:
- a CDS encoding DUF1847 domain-containing protein: MEIKAHCARCKIPRSKRVCLIKEGGKGPAFCPTLNYQDLILQVTQAYQAPDLKNFARLASVQEAECYADRKPGNYVIQPTKCRVQETVEFAQKLGFKKLGIAFCGGVQKEAGLLSDILESQGFELASVGCNAGGVPKENIGITEKEKVRIGSYETMCNPLLQAEILNHEETELNIVLGLCVGHDALFLKKAKAFCTVLAAKDRVTGHNPMAALYTMHSYYQKLKNTD, encoded by the coding sequence ATGGAAATAAAAGCCCATTGTGCCCGTTGCAAAATTCCACGAAGTAAGCGCGTCTGTTTGATAAAAGAGGGCGGTAAGGGACCGGCCTTTTGCCCGACTTTGAATTATCAGGATTTGATTTTACAAGTCACCCAAGCGTATCAGGCACCCGATCTGAAGAATTTTGCACGTCTGGCTTCGGTTCAGGAAGCGGAATGCTACGCCGACCGAAAGCCGGGAAACTATGTGATTCAACCCACCAAATGCCGGGTACAGGAAACGGTAGAATTTGCCCAAAAACTCGGATTCAAGAAGCTGGGTATCGCCTTCTGCGGTGGAGTGCAAAAAGAAGCGGGCCTCCTTTCCGATATACTGGAATCACAGGGATTCGAGCTGGCGTCCGTAGGCTGCAATGCCGGAGGAGTTCCCAAGGAAAATATCGGTATAACGGAGAAAGAAAAGGTAAGAATCGGATCCTATGAAACCATGTGCAACCCGCTACTCCAGGCGGAGATCTTGAACCATGAAGAAACAGAACTAAACATCGTGCTTGGGCTCTGCGTGGGACACGATGCGCTGTTTCTCAAGAAAGCAAAGGCATTTTGTACGGTTCTGGCAGCCAAGGATCGGGTGACCGGTCACAATCCCATGGCCGCCCTTTATACAATGCATTCCTACTATCAAAAGTTGAAAAATACGGACTGA
- a CDS encoding TetR/AcrR family transcriptional regulator gives MGIKERKEREKERRKQQITVAAKKVFSDKGFNRATMDDIANEAELSPGTLYLYFKNKEELYASLSVRILQYLQIRVDQIVKEENMPPEQKLDALVEAMYDVYEFDPLVLINMFHLQSSETLKNLSPEVLNDITDLSRISIGSMARIFKEGIKKGVFTERHPVALSDTFWAFFSGIILWSTSKKIINEDKDYIKNTLQLGFDIFRKGIKTEKQP, from the coding sequence ATGGGTATCAAAGAAAGAAAAGAACGGGAAAAAGAAAGAAGAAAACAGCAAATTACGGTTGCAGCCAAAAAAGTGTTTTCCGACAAAGGCTTTAACCGGGCAACCATGGACGATATCGCAAATGAGGCGGAGCTTAGTCCGGGCACCTTATATCTTTATTTCAAAAATAAAGAGGAGTTATATGCCTCTCTTTCGGTCAGAATACTCCAGTACCTTCAGATAAGAGTGGATCAGATTGTTAAAGAAGAAAACATGCCGCCGGAACAAAAATTGGATGCCCTGGTAGAGGCGATGTATGATGTCTACGAGTTCGACCCTCTGGTGCTGATTAATATGTTTCATCTTCAATCCAGCGAAACGTTAAAAAATCTATCTCCTGAGGTTTTGAATGATATAACCGATTTGTCTCGAATATCGATTGGAAGTATGGCAAGAATATTTAAAGAAGGCATAAAAAAAGGTGTTTTTACCGAACGTCATCCTGTCGCGCTCTCCGACACGTTCTGGGCATTTTTTTCCGGTATTATCCTGTGGTCAACCAGTAAAAAAATTATTAATGAGGATAAAGATTACATCAAAAATACACTCCAGCTTGGATTTGATATTTTTCGTAAAGGAATAAAGACTGAGAAACAACCATAA
- a CDS encoding FAD-binding protein, protein MFDLAIIGAGPAGATLARLIGKSYKVLLVDKRSFLDVPGPFSAGKCCGGLLAPDAQRMLSEFGLGLPKKVLQGPQLFVVKAIDIQQKLERYYQRHYINMDRQKFDSWLLSMVPTSVDTRTNFRFKSYSPEKGFFKLKFVQGDRTYVEKARILIGADGASSKVRLQASPGSLIPGKYIAVQEWVENDDSLPYFMSIFDREITDYYCWTIPKGDYLIIGAALQPKEKTAEKFRLLKETLRSNGFQFGKTVWREGTYMLRPMKTKHLSTGKDRIAFIGEAAGWISPSSAEGISYAFRSAHALAQALHTTPDGFEKRYRIITSRLRRNISLKIIKSHFIFNPYLRKMVMNSGLQSVKLYLPKEGI, encoded by the coding sequence ATGTTTGACTTAGCGATTATCGGAGCCGGACCAGCAGGGGCAACACTCGCAAGGCTTATCGGGAAGAGCTATAAAGTATTGCTGGTTGATAAGAGGTCGTTTTTGGACGTACCCGGACCTTTCTCTGCCGGCAAATGTTGCGGCGGGCTGTTGGCGCCTGATGCGCAAAGAATGCTATCCGAGTTTGGACTGGGTCTGCCCAAGAAGGTTCTGCAGGGACCTCAGCTTTTTGTGGTTAAGGCCATCGATATTCAGCAAAAACTCGAAAGGTATTACCAACGGCACTATATCAACATGGATCGTCAAAAATTCGATTCCTGGTTGCTGTCTATGGTTCCGACCAGCGTTGACACCAGAACAAATTTCCGTTTCAAGTCGTATTCACCAGAAAAAGGTTTCTTCAAGCTAAAGTTTGTCCAAGGCGATCGGACCTATGTGGAGAAAGCGAGAATATTGATAGGAGCAGACGGTGCATCTTCTAAAGTCCGTTTGCAGGCGTCACCCGGGAGCTTAATCCCCGGAAAGTATATTGCGGTGCAGGAGTGGGTCGAGAACGATGACAGTTTGCCTTATTTCATGTCCATATTCGATAGGGAAATAACCGACTATTACTGCTGGACCATTCCAAAGGGAGATTACCTGATTATAGGCGCAGCCCTTCAACCAAAGGAAAAGACAGCTGAAAAGTTTAGGCTGTTGAAGGAAACGCTGAGAAGTAACGGTTTTCAGTTTGGAAAGACCGTGTGGCGCGAGGGTACGTATATGTTGCGGCCCATGAAGACAAAACATTTATCGACCGGCAAGGACAGGATTGCGTTTATAGGCGAAGCTGCGGGTTGGATTAGTCCGAGTTCGGCAGAAGGTATTAGTTATGCATTTAGGAGCGCACATGCACTTGCACAAGCTTTGCATACAACACCAGATGGATTTGAAAAACGCTACCGGATAATAACAAGCAGGCTAAGAAGGAATATTTCTCTCAAGATCATCAAATCCCATTTCATTTTCAACCCCTATTTAAGGAAAATGGTGATGAATTCCGGACTTCAATCGGTGAAACTGTATCTGCCGAAAGAAGGAATCTGA